In a genomic window of Melopsittacus undulatus isolate bMelUnd1 chromosome 1, bMelUnd1.mat.Z, whole genome shotgun sequence:
- the SNX16 gene encoding sorting nexin-16 produces MATPYVPVPIPIGSSSSSFTNRNQRSSSFGSISTSSSSSKGQLEDSTIGSFKKMSVPDQIGSTSSACNSPLVRTKFTGMDTSIEYCTQPSEEIEQNTDSRSWEDRPSTPTILGYEVMEERAKFTVYKILVKRSPDESWVVFRRYTDFSRLNDKLKDMFPGFRLALPPKRWFKDNYNPDFLEDRQLGLQAFLQNLVAHKDIANCLAVREFLCLDDPPGPFDSLEESRAFCETLEETNYRLQKELLEKQREVESLKKLLHEKQLHIDAVERRIRDLSLGKMTRQMSGEGSECSGEVESSAVEADQGTLGEDSCSDKENHDACWSGSLPEKSVPEIEVAEVAYNADEEE; encoded by the exons ATGGCAACACCATACGTTCCTGTTCCTATTCCTATTGGAAGCTCCTCATCCAGCTTtacaaacagaaaccaaagaaGTTCTTCTTTTGGGAGCATCTCAACGAGTTCCAGTTCCTCAAAAGGACAGTTGGAGGACTCTACAATTGGTAGTTTTAAAAAGATGAGTGTGCCTGACCAGATTGGTTCTACATCATCTGCGTGTAATAGTCCACTTGTTAGGACTAAATTTACAGGTATGGACACATCCATAGAATACTGTACGCAGCCTTCAGAAGAAATAGAGCAGAATACAGATTCCAGGAGCTGGGAAGATCGACCGTCCACGCCTACTATACTGGGTTATGAGGTGATGGAGGAAAGGGCAAAATTCACT GTATACAAAATACTGGTAAAAAGAAGTCCCGATGAAAGTTGGGTGGTTTTCAGACGATACACtgacttctccaggcttaaTGACAAG CTAAAAGATATGTTTCCGGGCTTTCGATTGGCCCTTCCACCAAAGCGATGGTTCAAGGATAATTATAATCCTGACTTCTTGGAAGATCGACAGCTGGGCCTACAAGCATTCCTTCAGAACCTAGTAGCTCACAAAGATATTGCAAACTG CCTTGCAGTGAGAGAATTTCTTTGTCTGGATGATCCTCCAGGTCCTTTTGACAGTCTAGAAGAGAGCAGG GCTTTCTGTGAAACTCTGGAGGAAACAAATTACCGTCTACAAAAAGAACTGCTTGAGAAACAAAGGGAGGTTGAGTCGCTGAAGAAATTGTTACATGAAAAGCAACTTCATATAGATGCTGTTGAAAGAAGAATTAG GGATTTATCTTTAGGAAAAATGACTCGTCAAATGTCAGGAGAAGGAAGTGAGTGCAGTGGTGAAGTGGAGTCTTCTGCAGTAGAAGCAGACCAGGGTACCCTGGGTGAGGACAGCTg CTCAGATAAAGAGAACCATGATGCATGCTGGAGTGGCTCTTTGCCTGAAAAGTCTGTACCAGAAATTGAAGTTGCTGAAGTAGCATATAATGCTGATGAAGAAGAATAG